The following are encoded in a window of Lagenorhynchus albirostris chromosome 3, mLagAlb1.1, whole genome shotgun sequence genomic DNA:
- the DIMT1 gene encoding probable dimethyladenosine transferase isoform X1: MPKIKAGASGRCRERQQQRRELKSAGGLMFNTGIGQHVLKNPLIVNSIIDKAALRPTDVVLEVGPGTGNMTVKLLEKAKKVIACELDVRLVAELHKRVQGTPLASKLQVMVGDVLKTDLPFFDACVANLPYQISSPFVFKLLLHRPFFRCAVLMFQREFALRLVAKPGDKLYCRLSINTQLLARVDHLMKVGKNNFRPPPKVESSVVRIEPKNPPPPINFQEWDGLVRITFVRKNKTLSAAFKSSAVQQLLEKNYRIHCSVHNIVSRKCFCCFNNLFCFKMSLYFLFCFIYHYKILNFEHSIGSLKDSMSCLTSTRT; this comes from the exons ATGCCGAAGATCAAGGCAGGGGCGAGCGGCCGGTGCCGCGAGCGGCAACAACAACGGCGGGAGCTGAAGAGCGCAGGAG gactcATGTTCAACACGGGGATTGGGCAGCACGTTTTGAAAAATCCTCTCATTGTTAACAGCATTATCGATAAG GCTGCCTTAAGACCAACTGATGTGGTGCTGGAAGTTGGACCTGGAACTGGCAATATGACTGTAAAGTTGCTAGAAAAGGCGAAAAAG gtaaTAGCCTGTGAACTTGACGTAAGGCTAGTAGCTGAACTTCACAAAAGAGTTCAGGGCAC GCCTCTGGCCAGCAAACTTCAAGTAATGGTGGGTGATGTGTTGAAAACAGATTTGCCATTTTTTGATGCTTGTGTGGCAAATTTGCCTTATCAG ATCTCTTCTCCTTTTGTCTTCAAGCTGTTGCTGCACCGACCTTTCTTCAG ATGTGCTGTACTTATGTTTCAAAGAGAATTTGCTCTCCGGCTGGTTGCAAAACCTGGAGATAAGTTATACTGCAGACTGTCAATTAATACACAGCTATTAGCACGTGTGGACCATCTAATGAAA GTTGGAAAGAATAACTTCAGACCACCGCCCAAGGTGGAATCCAGTGTCGTAAGGATAGAACCTAAGAATCCACCACCACCTATCAATTTTCAG GAATGGGATGGCCTAGTAAGGATCACCTTTGTTAGGAAAAACAAGACACTGTCTGCTGCATTTAA GTCAAGTGCAGTGCAACAGCTACTGGAAAAAAACTACAGAATTCACTGTTCGGTCCATAATATCGTAAGCAGAAaatgtttctgttgtttcaataatttgttctgttttaaaatgTCCCTCTATTTCCTATTCTGTTTCATATATCATTACAAGATTCTTAATTTTGAACATTCCATAGGATCCTTAAAAGACAGTATGTCATGTCTAACTAGCACTAGAACTTGA
- the DIMT1 gene encoding probable dimethyladenosine transferase isoform X4, translating into MTVKLLEKAKKVIACELDVRLVAELHKRVQGTPLASKLQVMVGDVLKTDLPFFDACVANLPYQISSPFVFKLLLHRPFFRCAVLMFQREFALRLVAKPGDKLYCRLSINTQLLARVDHLMKVGKNNFRPPPKVESSVVRIEPKNPPPPINFQEWDGLVRITFVRKNKTLSAAFKSSAVQQLLEKNYRIHCSVHNIIIPEDFSIADKIQQILTSTGFSDKRARSMDIDDFIRLLHGFNAEGIHFS; encoded by the exons ATGACTGTAAAGTTGCTAGAAAAGGCGAAAAAG gtaaTAGCCTGTGAACTTGACGTAAGGCTAGTAGCTGAACTTCACAAAAGAGTTCAGGGCAC GCCTCTGGCCAGCAAACTTCAAGTAATGGTGGGTGATGTGTTGAAAACAGATTTGCCATTTTTTGATGCTTGTGTGGCAAATTTGCCTTATCAG ATCTCTTCTCCTTTTGTCTTCAAGCTGTTGCTGCACCGACCTTTCTTCAG ATGTGCTGTACTTATGTTTCAAAGAGAATTTGCTCTCCGGCTGGTTGCAAAACCTGGAGATAAGTTATACTGCAGACTGTCAATTAATACACAGCTATTAGCACGTGTGGACCATCTAATGAAA GTTGGAAAGAATAACTTCAGACCACCGCCCAAGGTGGAATCCAGTGTCGTAAGGATAGAACCTAAGAATCCACCACCACCTATCAATTTTCAG GAATGGGATGGCCTAGTAAGGATCACCTTTGTTAGGAAAAACAAGACACTGTCTGCTGCATTTAA GTCAAGTGCAGTGCAACAGCTACTGGAAAAAAACTACAGAATTCACTGTTCGGTCCATAATATC ATAATACCAGAAGATTTCAGCATAGCAGATAAAATACAGCAAATCCTAACCAGCACAGGTTTTAGTGACAAGCGGGCCCGTTCCATGGACATAGATGATTTCATTAG attgctACATGGATTCAATGCAGAAGGTATCCATTTTTCTTAG
- the DIMT1 gene encoding probable dimethyladenosine transferase isoform X5, whose protein sequence is MNTDSQRLRCAVLMFQREFALRLVAKPGDKLYCRLSINTQLLARVDHLMKVGKNNFRPPPKVESSVVRIEPKNPPPPINFQEWDGLVRITFVRKNKTLSAAFKSSAVQQLLEKNYRIHCSVHNIIIPEDFSIADKIQQILTSTGFSDKRARSMDIDDFIRLLHGFNAEGIHFS, encoded by the exons ATGAACACAGACAGCCAAAGATTAAG ATGTGCTGTACTTATGTTTCAAAGAGAATTTGCTCTCCGGCTGGTTGCAAAACCTGGAGATAAGTTATACTGCAGACTGTCAATTAATACACAGCTATTAGCACGTGTGGACCATCTAATGAAA GTTGGAAAGAATAACTTCAGACCACCGCCCAAGGTGGAATCCAGTGTCGTAAGGATAGAACCTAAGAATCCACCACCACCTATCAATTTTCAG GAATGGGATGGCCTAGTAAGGATCACCTTTGTTAGGAAAAACAAGACACTGTCTGCTGCATTTAA GTCAAGTGCAGTGCAACAGCTACTGGAAAAAAACTACAGAATTCACTGTTCGGTCCATAATATC ATAATACCAGAAGATTTCAGCATAGCAGATAAAATACAGCAAATCCTAACCAGCACAGGTTTTAGTGACAAGCGGGCCCGTTCCATGGACATAGATGATTTCATTAG attgctACATGGATTCAATGCAGAAGGTATCCATTTTTCTTAG
- the DIMT1 gene encoding probable dimethyladenosine transferase isoform X3 — MPKIKAGASGRCRERQQQRRELKSAGGLMFNTGIGQHVLKNPLIVNSIIDKAALRPTDVVLEVGPGTGNMTVKLLEKAKKVIACELDVRLVAELHKRVQGTPLASKLQVMLLLHRPFFRCAVLMFQREFALRLVAKPGDKLYCRLSINTQLLARVDHLMKVGKNNFRPPPKVESSVVRIEPKNPPPPINFQEWDGLVRITFVRKNKTLSAAFKSSAVQQLLEKNYRIHCSVHNIIIPEDFSIADKIQQILTSTGFSDKRARSMDIDDFIRLLHGFNAEGIHFS, encoded by the exons ATGCCGAAGATCAAGGCAGGGGCGAGCGGCCGGTGCCGCGAGCGGCAACAACAACGGCGGGAGCTGAAGAGCGCAGGAG gactcATGTTCAACACGGGGATTGGGCAGCACGTTTTGAAAAATCCTCTCATTGTTAACAGCATTATCGATAAG GCTGCCTTAAGACCAACTGATGTGGTGCTGGAAGTTGGACCTGGAACTGGCAATATGACTGTAAAGTTGCTAGAAAAGGCGAAAAAG gtaaTAGCCTGTGAACTTGACGTAAGGCTAGTAGCTGAACTTCACAAAAGAGTTCAGGGCAC GCCTCTGGCCAGCAAACTTCAAGTAATG CTGTTGCTGCACCGACCTTTCTTCAG ATGTGCTGTACTTATGTTTCAAAGAGAATTTGCTCTCCGGCTGGTTGCAAAACCTGGAGATAAGTTATACTGCAGACTGTCAATTAATACACAGCTATTAGCACGTGTGGACCATCTAATGAAA GTTGGAAAGAATAACTTCAGACCACCGCCCAAGGTGGAATCCAGTGTCGTAAGGATAGAACCTAAGAATCCACCACCACCTATCAATTTTCAG GAATGGGATGGCCTAGTAAGGATCACCTTTGTTAGGAAAAACAAGACACTGTCTGCTGCATTTAA GTCAAGTGCAGTGCAACAGCTACTGGAAAAAAACTACAGAATTCACTGTTCGGTCCATAATATC ATAATACCAGAAGATTTCAGCATAGCAGATAAAATACAGCAAATCCTAACCAGCACAGGTTTTAGTGACAAGCGGGCCCGTTCCATGGACATAGATGATTTCATTAG attgctACATGGATTCAATGCAGAAGGTATCCATTTTTCTTAG
- the DIMT1 gene encoding probable dimethyladenosine transferase isoform X2: MPKIKAGASGRCRERQQQRRELKSAGGLMFNTGIGQHVLKNPLIVNSIIDKAALRPTDVVLEVGPGTGNMTVKLLEKAKKVIACELDVRLVAELHKRVQGTPLASKLQVMVGDVLKTDLPFFDACVANLPYQISSPFVFKLLLHRPFFRCAVLMFQREFALRLVAKPGDKLYCRLSINTQLLARVDHLMKVGKNNFRPPPKVESSVVRIEPKNPPPPINFQEWDGLVRITFVRKNKTLSAAFKSSAVQQLLEKNYRIHCSVHNIIIPEDFSIADKIQQILTSTGFSDKRARSMDIDDFIRLLHGFNAEGIHFS, from the exons ATGCCGAAGATCAAGGCAGGGGCGAGCGGCCGGTGCCGCGAGCGGCAACAACAACGGCGGGAGCTGAAGAGCGCAGGAG gactcATGTTCAACACGGGGATTGGGCAGCACGTTTTGAAAAATCCTCTCATTGTTAACAGCATTATCGATAAG GCTGCCTTAAGACCAACTGATGTGGTGCTGGAAGTTGGACCTGGAACTGGCAATATGACTGTAAAGTTGCTAGAAAAGGCGAAAAAG gtaaTAGCCTGTGAACTTGACGTAAGGCTAGTAGCTGAACTTCACAAAAGAGTTCAGGGCAC GCCTCTGGCCAGCAAACTTCAAGTAATGGTGGGTGATGTGTTGAAAACAGATTTGCCATTTTTTGATGCTTGTGTGGCAAATTTGCCTTATCAG ATCTCTTCTCCTTTTGTCTTCAAGCTGTTGCTGCACCGACCTTTCTTCAG ATGTGCTGTACTTATGTTTCAAAGAGAATTTGCTCTCCGGCTGGTTGCAAAACCTGGAGATAAGTTATACTGCAGACTGTCAATTAATACACAGCTATTAGCACGTGTGGACCATCTAATGAAA GTTGGAAAGAATAACTTCAGACCACCGCCCAAGGTGGAATCCAGTGTCGTAAGGATAGAACCTAAGAATCCACCACCACCTATCAATTTTCAG GAATGGGATGGCCTAGTAAGGATCACCTTTGTTAGGAAAAACAAGACACTGTCTGCTGCATTTAA GTCAAGTGCAGTGCAACAGCTACTGGAAAAAAACTACAGAATTCACTGTTCGGTCCATAATATC ATAATACCAGAAGATTTCAGCATAGCAGATAAAATACAGCAAATCCTAACCAGCACAGGTTTTAGTGACAAGCGGGCCCGTTCCATGGACATAGATGATTTCATTAG attgctACATGGATTCAATGCAGAAGGTATCCATTTTTCTTAG